The nucleotide window GGTCTTGACACCAAACACTTGACAGTTATCGTCACGCCCTTCCTAATAAGAGTGACGAGATGAACGACCGGCCTAGATGGGTGGCGCTTGCCCTTCTTGCCCTCCTACCGGGCGCGTGCGGGCTGCATCGAAGTGCCGTGCTGGGTATTGACACCCAGGCGGACGCGCAGCGTTTTCGGAATGCCCCGGCAGAACCGTTCGCCGAGCGGCGTACTGATGTGTCCGTTGGCCTGGACGAGGCCAAGAAGCCTATTCCAGAAAATGCGTTCTCTGGCTTCATTGACAACAGTTTTAATTCTTGGACGTTGTCACACCGCGTCGATATGCCCATCGCCGCTAAGCGGTAGCATGGAGCGCTGATAAGCTCGCGTCGCAGGTGGTCGGGGCCCGTTCAAGGTGTGTCTTGTCCAGCGGGTTTGATGCCCGAAGTACCGCTCGCTCCGCGAACGGGTCACACTGGGGCACAGATTGCTGAACGCGGCTAACCCTTACACTGCGGCACGGCGGGCGGGTTTGGTCGCGACCACGCTCGGCTCGGCGCACCCGCCCGCGGTGGGCAGCATCTTCCCCGGGCTGCACCGCCCGTCCGGGTTGAACGCGGTCCGGAGCCGGACCATGTAGTTCAGGTCGTCGGCGGTGAACATGAGCGGCATGAAGTCGATCTTCTCGACCCCGATCCCGTGCTCGCCGGTCACGCTGCCGCCTAGGGCGACGCACTCCGAGAGGATGTCGTGGCTGGCGTCCAGAACCGCCTTCACCTGGGCCGGGTCGCGCTCGTCGAACATCAGGATCGGGTGAATGTTCCCGTCGCCGGCGTGGAACACGTTGCAGATGCCGAGGTTGTACTTCTTCGCGGTCGCCTGGATGTGCCGCATGATGTCAGGGAGCTTCGTCCGCGGGACCACGCCGTCCTGGGTGCAGTAGCTCGGGAACCCCAGGCGCCCGATGGTGCCGAACGCCTGTTTGCGGGCCTTCCAGAGCGCCATCCGCTCGGGCTCGGTGTTGGCCTTGCGGACCTCGCGAGCGCGGTTCTTCGTGGCGATCCCTTCGATCCGGTCGGCCTCGTCCTGGAGTCCGGCGGCGAGCCCGTCCACTTCCATGATTACCACCGCTTCGGCGTCGAGCGGGAACCCGAACTTGAACGCCGCCTCCACCGCCGACAGCATCGTTTTGTCGAGCAGTTCGAGGGCCGCGGGCACGATCCCTGCGCCGATGATATCGCTGATGGTGCTGGTGGCGTCGTCGATCGTCTCGAAGACGCCCAGAAGGGTGCGGTACGCTTCGGGGTTCTTGGTCAGACGCACCCACACCTTGGAGACGATGCCGAACGTGCCTTCGCTGCCGACGATCGTGCCGACCAGATCGTACCCGGGGGTGTCTTCCGTCGGGCCGCCGCAGGTGACGACGCGCCCGTCCGGCAGCACCAGTTCCACGCCGAGGATGTGGTTGACGGTGACGCCGTACTTGAGCGTGTGCGGGCCGCCGGAGTTGGTGGCGACGTTCCCGCCGATGGTGCAGGCGCCCTGGCTGCTCGGGTCCGGGGCGTAGTGCAGCCCGAAGGGCTTCAGTGCGTTCGTCAGCCACACGTTCACCACGCCGGGCTCGACCACGGCGTAGCGGTCGCGGGCGTTGATCTCCAGGATGCGCTTCATGCGGGCGAGGGCGATCATCACGCCGCCGCCCACGAGCACGCACCCGCCCGCGAGGCTCGTACCCGCCCCGCGCGCGAGGAACGGGCTGCCCAACTCGTTGCACGCCTGCACGATCCCGACGATGTGTTCGGTCGTGGTCGGGAACACGACCACGTTGGGCTTCGTTTTCGCGATGGTGAACCCGTCGCACTCGTAAGCCGCCATGTCGGCGGTGGCGGTGAGGACGTTGTCCGCGCCGACGATGGCCCGCATCCGCGCGACCAGACGCGCGCGGTCGGCCGGGTTGGGCGCGGGCGGGGTGGGAGAGGGGAACGTGTTCATGCCGGTAGTTTAGCAGCCGGTGGCCGGAAGCGGAAACGGTTACCGCGCCTGTGGCGCGGCAACCTCAGCGCGGTACGCTCACCCCCGCTTCGCGGGGCGTTTACCGTGTGTGCCGTAGACGTCCGCCACCCGGCCCGACTCCTCCAGCGCGACGTGGTACCGCGCCTCGCCTTCGAGCCGGTGAACGGTCATGTGGTACGCCTTGGCTACGGCCGCCAGGTATGGCCGCTTCTCCGCTGCGATCGGGGCGCGAAGCTGGCCCCACGAGCCGTCCCCCAGGTACGGCACGCCGTACTTGTCCCGCAACCCGCCCTTCAGCGGGTGGGTGCGCTTGAACGTGTGGTCGTGGTGCTCGAGTACGACGTCCACGCCGTGCCGCTCGAACAGCGGGCACCAGTGCTGCCGGTTCGCCTCCCCGGTTCCGGGCTTGCCGCTCACCGGGCCGCCTTCGGGGACGCGGTAGGACGGGTACGCCGGCACGTGGTTCGTCACGAACAGGTGCGGCCGGTCCTCGCGCTCCTTCAGCACGCCTTCGAGCCAGTCCGTCTGCTCCCCGGCGATTTTCGCCACGTGCCCCGTGTCGAGCAGCACGAGGCTCAGGTAATCGCCGAAGTCGAGCGCGGCGTAGGTCGTGTCCTTGTACAGCCCGTCGAACAGCGGCAGGTAGAACGTGGCGTCGCCGCGCTTCCCGTTGTACCCGCCGCGCACCTCGTGGTTGCCCAGGCACGTGACGAGCGGGATGAGCCTCCCCTTCGGGTCCACCATGTGCCTGGCGTAGTTCTGAACGAACGCCAGCGCGGTCTTGGCGGACGTGCCGTTGTCGTACCCCAGGTCGCCGCTGATCAGCGCGAAGTGCGGTTCCTGCTTGGCCGCGAGGATGTTGTTGGCGATCGCGTGCGCGTTCGTGCCGCAGTCGCCGCCCGACACCCACTGGAACGTGTCCGTGGCCTTCGCCGGCATGGTGCGGAAGCGGAACAGCTCCGGCCCCTTGCCGATCTGGAGGAGGTACTCGGTCCCCGGTGCGAGGCCGGTCACCTCCGCCCGGTGAACCTTCAGGTCCGTTTTGGGCCACGGCCTGAATTCGACCTTCGCGGTCTTCCACTCGTCGCCGGTGGGCGGGATCACGCGCACGGTGGCGTCCGCCTTTTCCGGCCCGATCCACTGGGCGGTGATGGTGGTCGTCGGGTCGCGCTGCCAGGTGAGGAACAGCGTGTCTTGTGGCAGAAGGTTCGTGGGTGCGGCTTCCACCGACAGGCGCGGCGGCGGCGCGGCCTCGGGCTTAGTGTCTTGTGGGGAGCCGGAACCGGTGACGAACGCGGTTGCCAGCCCGCCGGCCGTGGTGCGTAGGAACGCGCGGCGGCTGATAGTCATGGGATCGCTTCGGGTGGTAGGCGGGAGCGGTTTACGGGGCAGCATTTTTATGCTGCACGGACCTGCACCCGAAAGCGAGAGGGAAAGGGGATCTTTTACAGGGCTTTCGCGAAACGCACATGCACAGGACGAACGAGGAATCGGAGCAAAGAGCGTAACCCGCAGGTACGGGTCACGCGTTCTCGCTTCCCTTACGCTAGCCCTTCGGCCGCGAGCGCTTCCAGGCTCGCCTCGAACGCGGTCACGGTGTGATCGATGACCGCGTCGGTGTGCTCGGCGCTGGTCATCCCGGCGAACCCCCACCAATCGACCCCGTGG belongs to Gemmata obscuriglobus and includes:
- a CDS encoding FAD-binding oxidoreductase, with product MNTFPSPTPPAPNPADRARLVARMRAIVGADNVLTATADMAAYECDGFTIAKTKPNVVVFPTTTEHIVGIVQACNELGSPFLARGAGTSLAGGCVLVGGGVMIALARMKRILEINARDRYAVVEPGVVNVWLTNALKPFGLHYAPDPSSQGACTIGGNVATNSGGPHTLKYGVTVNHILGVELVLPDGRVVTCGGPTEDTPGYDLVGTIVGSEGTFGIVSKVWVRLTKNPEAYRTLLGVFETIDDATSTISDIIGAGIVPAALELLDKTMLSAVEAAFKFGFPLDAEAVVIMEVDGLAAGLQDEADRIEGIATKNRAREVRKANTEPERMALWKARKQAFGTIGRLGFPSYCTQDGVVPRTKLPDIMRHIQATAKKYNLGICNVFHAGDGNIHPILMFDERDPAQVKAVLDASHDILSECVALGGSVTGEHGIGVEKIDFMPLMFTADDLNYMVRLRTAFNPDGRCSPGKMLPTAGGCAEPSVVATKPARRAAV
- a CDS encoding purple acid phosphatase family protein, coding for MTISRRAFLRTTAGGLATAFVTGSGSPQDTKPEAAPPPRLSVEAAPTNLLPQDTLFLTWQRDPTTTITAQWIGPEKADATVRVIPPTGDEWKTAKVEFRPWPKTDLKVHRAEVTGLAPGTEYLLQIGKGPELFRFRTMPAKATDTFQWVSGGDCGTNAHAIANNILAAKQEPHFALISGDLGYDNGTSAKTALAFVQNYARHMVDPKGRLIPLVTCLGNHEVRGGYNGKRGDATFYLPLFDGLYKDTTYAALDFGDYLSLVLLDTGHVAKIAGEQTDWLEGVLKEREDRPHLFVTNHVPAYPSYRVPEGGPVSGKPGTGEANRQHWCPLFERHGVDVVLEHHDHTFKRTHPLKGGLRDKYGVPYLGDGSWGQLRAPIAAEKRPYLAAVAKAYHMTVHRLEGEARYHVALEESGRVADVYGTHGKRPAKRG